Proteins co-encoded in one Arachis stenosperma cultivar V10309 chromosome 7, arast.V10309.gnm1.PFL2, whole genome shotgun sequence genomic window:
- the LOC130940895 gene encoding uncharacterized protein LOC130940895 isoform X1, which translates to MANKLATRRDLLDRWRGIQMEEEEDDGDIPDPSKRHLLHLRKEQWFADAYNFLICLPCESHFWCGFWDIMGPLLETFYNYFKDDRHDSPLRRLWKRISDEMKRCLQCVSQHHQAQDMYNMEYESSSIGPLLDVLHKLDNERVTLHLRDINTKLAGEEYNPACDNAEVVNLLYEVLMFPVLLDYQPLFNEFELFVEAIDCKHELALSGHQQFPGVYALLFCKRSVRSVGYRLAESMGKLRRGADLKPLQPLLKKFIGCLEADALPLALDTSTPRAQLDRVSLWIGIKSLLSFLEPTTFEEGILEQYPFFVDIVLNHISGDSLEFSHAVNCLRLLFEMLGCKLWLRSTLPPSVMRNTLLGQCFHTHNEKIHKDILGLFQPFLQSLEALQDGEHEKQRRHFLYFLLHQVPVSSNFSILTRKLANQIALLVVYRGYRMNPPCPPFECSHMWGPALVSSLKDSSLHSSLRQPAFDLIQIIIVSDAAALVNSVLSCCTNPNTESSMENKVIIELDDESDDICFQAIPNCAMKDDDCSWAQFSAQARIIYQEFREWMCIPMLWVDVLVDISPSVLPISFSQAIFWARSRFPMIELEKSSETVLPVRSCLSSYAAEISSSFGWKVPTGSDDGGDGKKSKNSVEVLAMSSPLIRTFNRLAAYFLVQMGQGVLQSQWTWQPLMSESLILSLLDPNDDVRQFGKSVLEQVSNTRGLSCGIKFLCSHELSLYAIILGLKHAMRLVQLDSVMSKFHSLHHFWFILCKLLKESELSPQELPGEMDSDLMMPKFSSQGGFLKQPAFDSLPLEMDKHVSNVELKTIYKFGGLISEMAWPIFCKSLVKGREFVDYNLCQMTCVRLLEVLPIVVDKHICLGKKHGNFRMHVQNKLDFKWLHDLMQWGRSSLKVVVVYWKRAVIQLLNLFKGFCDKTSVSTIMTIEHLISYDGCPWEELIKQVSHLSVSLSRGVSHKSRETNMTPKSMCKSLSFEKNPFTSDLHSSTMADKDLQIFDSTMMSCKRGTKDVIILSDDEGEAKVSPNKSILSDNEIGNHVSHGNLMFCDAGKSLLTADLVKQNVSSMEFCGKIMEPFQKNICTDSPILSSEKQNSSNFSLHIKPAVTPFADSKGLDTQSREVSLKSKDRVNFTKFSDEAVNVKKLNKSCSSAVPKIGDTKSSKSSKMSSHSQDAEDSQLEPAVKPVGRIQLHVPKPTSVVRRQVIQLETPLDNNSVSLYKLKNPENRFKPPRLDDWYKPILETNYFATVGLSSTRKDETQTVGKLKEVPVYFQSPEQYVEIFRPLVLEEFKAQIQNTFHEMSSWEDASYGNLSVMSVERVDDFHFVRFVHDDSDSAACKSFSENDLILLSKDPPQKSSQEVHMVGKVERREKDNKRSLSIVLIRFYLQNGSSRLNLARRNLTERSKWHACRIMSITPQIREFHALSSVKAIPLLPLILNPVSDSICLGGTKEADLNKLCLSLQQTLRSSFNVCQLQAISASIGRVEPKKNSELSLIQGPPGTGKTRTIVAIVSALLASASTSLKMNCVKRAFNESLNKNSFSPFSRPKISQSVAIARAWQDAALARQMSEDVQSSLKSFRSSVRQRVLICAQSNAAVDELVSRISNHGLYGSNGKMYKPYLVRVGNAKTVHPNSLPFFIDTLVDQRVTEEKMHLNEGKKDMKVDLSVLRSNLEKLVDSIRFYESKRADLRDGNSNVRSHLHDDSHVGDEKEMSDTEIKVMLRKLYEQKHQLYKDLSNVQAQEKKVNEETRSLRNKLRKSILMEAEIVVTTLSGCGGDLYGVCSETMLSSKFGGPSELTLFDAIVIDEAAQALEPATLIPLQLLKSSGTKCIMVGDPKQLPATVLSNVASKYLYECSMFERLQRAGHPVIMLTEQYRMHPEICKFPSLHFYDNKLLNGSQMSRKSAPFHQTKCLGPYVFYDITDGREVRGKNMGAMSLCNEHEADAAVEVLRFFQKRFPTEFTGGRIGIITPYKSQLSLLRSRFLDTFGSSITAEIEFNTVDGFQGREVDILLLSTVRAALLSNAASERNSSTIGFVADVRRMNVALTRAKLSLWIFGNARTLQTNHNWASLVKDAEERDLIMTAKRPYHSIFKTASKDKDFLENSNNVIRQPKHEREVKDNDKDGFESKKKRVASEVKSKGRRDDKALGKSALCKEKKSIDERNSIKNLTCLAAKCESRSCSDGMLTTTEQRVFENGKGKDKMKINRVETILGKRQSKFENTRSSAHHVVEETGSRQKTSKLSELDRPNLCSRGDTSNSNEVSASSLEGCHKKKHADQVKCTTKSGVSEISKRKQQRKAVDAILYSSLISTKKDETLTKASAKRRFSSSIANESVKPPKTTNDQSVHE; encoded by the exons ATGGCGAACAAACTTGCAACTAGACGGGACCTACTGGATCGGTGGAGAGGCATCCAGATGGAAGAAGAGGAGGATGACGGCGATATCCCCGATCCATCCAAGCGCCATCTGCTCCACCTCCGTAAAGAACAATG GTTTGCAGATGCATATAATTTTCTAATTTGCTTGCCTTGTGAAAGTCATTTTTGGTGTGGCTTTTGGGATATAATGGGTCCCCTATTGGAGACTTTTTACAATTACTTCAAAGACGATCGTCATGATTCTCCTCTTAGGCGTTTATGGAAGAGAATATCTGATGAAATGAAGCGCTGTTTGCAATGCGTTTCTCAGCATCATCAAGCCCAAGACATGTACAATATGGAGTACGAGTCTAGCTCTATTGGTCCTCTTCTTGATGTCTTGCATAAGCTTGATAATGAGAGGGTGACATTACATCTGAGAGATATCAACACAAAGTTAGCAGGGGAAGAATATAATCCTGCATGCGATAATGCTGAAGTAGTTAATTTGTTGTATGAG GTGTTAATGTTCCCAGTCCTCTTAGATTATCAGCCTTTATTCAATGAGTTTGAGTTATTTGTTGAAGCTATTGACTGTAAACACGAATTAGCTTTGTCTGGGCATCAACAATTTCcg GGAGTATATGCCTTACTATTTTGCAAGAGAAGTGTTCGCTCTGTTGGATATCGCTTAGCAGAATCTATGGGAAAATTGAG GAGAGGAGCGGACTTGAAACCTTTGCAGCCACTTCTCAAGAAATTTATTGGCTGTTTAGAGGCTGATGCATTACCATTGGCTTTGGATACTTCAACACCAAGAGCCCAGCTGGATCGTGTGTCTTTATGGATTGGCATCAAATCATT GCTTAGCTTCTTGGAGCCTACAACTTTTGAAGAAGGGATATTGGAACAATACCCCTTTTTTGTAGATATTGTACTCAATCATATTAGTGGCGATTCACTTGAATTCTCACATGCTGTTAATTGCTTGAGACTACTATTTGAAATGCTTG GTTGCAAGCTTTGGTTAAGGTCTACATTACCTCCAAGTGTAATGCGCAATACCCTACTTGGTCAATGTTTCCATACTCACAATGAGAAAATCCATAAAGATATTTTGGGCCTTTTCCAACCTTTCCTACAG TCTCTTGAAGCTCTTCAAGATGGTGAGCATGAAAAACAGCGTAGACACTTTCTCTATTTTCTCCTCCATCAAGTGCCAGTGAGCAGTAACTTCAGCATTCTAACGAGAAAACTGGCAAATCAG ATAGCATTACTTGTTGTATACCGAGGATATAGGATGAACCCACCTTGCCCTCCTTTTGAGTGTTCACACATGTG GGGACCTGCCCTGGTGTCGTCTCTGAAGGACTCCTCACTTCACAGTTCCTTAAGGCAACCTGCATTTGACCTTATACAGATTATCATAGTATCAGATGCTGCTGCTTTAGTGAATTCAGTGCTGAGCTGCTGCACAAATCCAAACACTGAGAGTAGCATGGAAAACAAAGTCATTATTGAGTTGGATGATGAAAGTGATGATATTTGTTTCCAAGCTATTCCAAATTGTGCAATGAAGGATGATGATTGTTCTTGGGCTCAATTCAGTGCGCAGGCTAGAATAATCTATCAAGAGTTCCGTGAGTGGATGTGCATTCCAATGTTATGGGTTGATGTTTTAGTTGATATCAGTCCCTCAGTCCTACCAATTTCATTTTCCCAGGCCATCTTTTGGGCACGGTCTCGTTTTCCAATGATAGAACTTGAGAAGAGTTCAGAAACAGTGCTTCCAGTTAGATCTTGTCTTTCATCTTATGCTGCAGAAATTTCCTCTTCATTTGGGTGGAAGGTTCCAACTGGTTCTGATGATGGTGGAGATGGAAAAAAGTCTAAAAATTCAGTTGAAGTGTTGGCAATGTCGTCTCCTTTAATAAGAACATTTAACAG GTTAGCTGCATATTTTTTAGTGCAGATGGGTCAAGGAGTGCTCCAAAGTCAGTGGACATGGCAACCTCTCATGAGTGAAAGCTTGATCCTTTCACTTTTGGATCCAAATGAT GATGTTAGACAGTTTGGAAAGTCTGTGTTAGAACAAGTTTCAAATACTCGGGGTCTTTCATGTGGAATAAAGTTCCTATGTTCGCATGAGCTGTCATTGTATGCAATTATTTTGGGCCTTAAGCATGCTATGAGACTG GTCCAACTAGATTCTGTCATGTCGAAGTTTCATTCTCTACATCACTTTTGGTTTATTTTATGTAAATTACTCAAAGAAAGCGAATTATCTCCTCAAGAGTTACCGGGAGAAATGGATAGTGATTTAATGATGCCAAAATTCTCTTCACAAGGCGGGTTTTTGAAGCAACCGGCTTTTGATTCTCTGCCCCTGGAAATGGATAAACATGTTTCTAATGTTGAACTAAAAACAATATATAAATTTGGTGGTTTAATATCTGAAATGGCATGGCCTATTTTTTGCAAGAGCTTGGTAAAAGGAAGGGAGTTTGTTGATTACAATCTTTGTCAG ATGACTTGTGTTAGGCTACTCGAGGTCCTGCCTATCGTTGTTGACAAACACATATGTCTTGGTAAAAAGCATGGAAATTTCAGAATGCATGTACAAAATAAATTGGATTTCAAATGGCTTCATGATCTCATGCAATGGGGAAGGTCATCACTTAAAGTTGTTGTTGTTTATTGGAAGCGAGCAGTTATTCAGTTACTCAATCTATTCAAAGGATTTTGTGATAAAACTTCAGTTTCAACAATCATGACCATTGAACATCTTATTTCCTATG ATGGTTGTCCTTGGGAGGAATTGATAAAACAAGTGTCTCACCTGTCTGTCTCTCTATCTAGGGGAGTTTCTCATAAGTCTCGGGAGACAAATATGACACCGAAATCAATGTGTAAAAGCCTGTCCTTTGAGAAGAACCCTTTTACTTCAGATTTGCACTCTTCAACTATGGCTGATAAAGATTTACAAATTTTTGACTCTACAATGATGTCTTGCAAAAGAGGCACTAAAGATGTAATTATTCTTTCAGATGATGAAGGGGAAGCAAAAGTGTCTCCCAATAAGTCTATTTTATCAGATAATGAGATAGGCAACCATGTCTCTCATGGCAACTTAATGTTTTGTGATGCTGGTAAAAGCTTGCTGACTGCTGACCTTGTTAAACAAAATGTTTCAAGTATGGAATTCTGTGGGAAAATAATGGAGCCcttccaaaaaaatatttgtactGATTCTCCCATCCTTTCTTCTGAGAAACAGAACTCCAGTAATTTTAGTTTACATATTAAACCTGCGGTCACTCCTTTTGCTGATTCAAAAGGCCTAGACACTCAAAGCAGGGAAGTAAGCTTGAAATCCAAGGATAGGGTCAATTTCACAAAATTTTCTGATGAAGCTGTTAAtgttaaaaaattgaataaatctTGCAGCAGTGCCGTTCCGAAAATTGGTGATACTAAATCAAGTAAAAGCAGTAAAATGTCAAGTCATTCTCAGGATGCTGAAGACAGCCAGCTAGAGCCTGCAGTGAAACCTGTGGGCCGTATTCAGTTGCATGTGCCAAAGCCTACTTCGGTTGTGAGAAGGCAAGTTATTCAACTCGAAACACCTCTTGATAACAATTCTGTCAGTCTATATAAATTAAAGAACCCAGAGAACAGATTCAAGCCACCTAGGTTGGATGATTGGTATAAACCTATTCTTGAAACAAATTATTTTGCGACAGTTGGATTGTCATCCACAAGAAAAGATGAAACCCAAACCGTCGGGAAGTTAAAGGAAGTTCCTGTTTATTTTCAATCACCAGAACAATATGTGGAGATATTCAGGCCGTTAGTTTTGGAGGAGTTTAAAGCACAGATACAGAATACTTTTCATGAGATGTCTTCATGGGAGGATGCATCTTATGGGAACCTTTCAGTGATGTCAGTGGAGAGAGTTGATGATTTTCATTTTGTTCGTTTTGTCCATGATGACAGTGATTCTGCAGCATGTAAGAGCTTTTCAGAAAATGACCTCATTTTGCTATCAAAAGATCCTCCTCAAAAGTCTTCTCAGGAAGTTCATATGGTTGGAAAG GTTGAAAGGCGTGAGAAAGACAATAAAAGAAGTTTGAGTATTGTTCTTATCAGGTTCTATCTTCAAAATGGTTCCTCGCGCTTAAATCTTGCTAGAAGGAATCTCACTGAACGAAGTAAATGGCATGCTTGCCGAATAATGAGTATTACCCCACAAATTCGAGAATTCCATGCATTGTCATCAGTAAAAGCCATCCCCTTGCTTCCGCTTATTTTAAATCCTGTCAGTGACTCCATTTGTCTTGGTGGAACTAAAGAAGCAGATCTCAATAAGTTGTGCCTGTCCTTACAACAAACTTTGAGATCATCATTTAATGTCTGCCAACTTCAAGCAATTAGTGCTTCTATCGGAAGGGTGGAACCCAAGAAAAATAGTGAACTGTCTCTTATTCAGGGTCCTCCAG GAACTGGGAAGACACGAACTATTGTTGCAATTGTCAGTGCCCTTCTAGCTTCTGCTTCCACTTCTCTAAAGATGAATTGTGTAAAACGAGCTTTCAATGAAAGTTTGAACAAGaattctttttctcccttttcaaGACCCAAAATTAGCCAGAGTGTTGCCATTGCGAGGGCATGGCAAGATGCAGCCTTGGCAAGACAAATGAGTGAAGATGTCCAAAGTTCATTGAAATCTTTTCGAAGTTCTGTGAGACAAAGAGTGCTTATTTGTGCTCAATCTAATGCTGCAGTGGATGAGTTGGTATCAAGAATTTCTAATCATGGTCTTTACGGAAGTAATGGAAAAATGTACAAACCTTATCTTGTGAGGGTTGGAAATGCAAAAACAGTCCATCCAAATTCACTGCCATTTTTCATTGACACACTTGTTGATCAACGTGTAACAGAAGAGAAGATGCACTTGAATGAGGGGAAGAAAGATATGAAGGTAGATTTGTCGGTTCTTCGTTCTAATTTAGAGAAATTAGTTGATTCTATTAGGTTCTATGAATCCAAACGGGCTGACCTAAGGGATGGAAATTCTAATGTTAGAAGTCACCTGCATGATGACTCTCATGTTGGGGATGAGAAAGAAATGTCTGATACAGAAATTAAAGTGATGCTGCGTAAACTTTATGAACAGAAACACCAACTATATAAAGATCTTAGTAATGTCCAGGCTCAGGAGAAGAAAGTCAATGAAGAAACCAGGAGTCTTAGAAATAAGCTGCGGAAATCCATACTGATGGAAGCTGAAATAGTGGTAACTACATTAAGTGGATGTGGCGGTGATCTTTATGGAGTTTGCTCTGAAACAATGTTAAGCTCCAAATTTGGTGGTCCATCTGAACTTACTCTCTTTGATGCTATTGTCATTGATGAAGCCGCCCAA GCTCTAGAACCTGCTACTCTGATTCCTCTTCAGCTTTTAAAGTCAAGTGGAACCAAATGCATAATG GTTGGTGACCCAAAGCAACTTCCTGCAACTGTACTCTCAAATGTTGCGAGTAAATATCTTTATGAGTGCAGCATGTTTGAACGTTTACAAAGGGCAGGGCATCCTGTTATCATGCTTACTGAGCAG TATAGGATGCATCCAGAGATATGCAAGTTCCCTTCACTGCATTTCTATGACAATAAATTACTAAATGGGAGCCAAATGTCTCGCAAATCAGCACCATTTCATCAAACCAAGTGTCTTGGGCCTTATGTATTCTATGATATCACTGATGGTAGGGAGGTTCGTGGAAAAAACATGGGTGCAATGTCACTTTGTAATGAGCATGAGGCTGATGCAGCAGTTGAGGTACTAAGGTTTTTCCAGAAAAG GTTCCCAACTGAATTTACTGGAGGAAGAATTGGAATTATTACTCCATATAAGTCTCAACTTTCTCTTCTGCGATCTCGTTTTCTTGATACATTTGGATCTTCAATCACAGCTGAAATCGAATTTAACACTGTGGATGGCTTCCAAGGTCGAGAAGTGGATATATTGTTACTTTCTACCGTAAGAGCAGCACTTTTGAGCAATGCTGCATCTGAAAGAAACTCAAGCACTATTGGATTTGTTGCTGATGTAAGACGGATGAATGTCGCCTTAACAAGGGCCAAGTTGTCACTTTGGATTTTTGGTAATGCAAGGACTTTACAAACAAACCATAACTGGGCTTCTCTTGTGAAGGATGCTGAAGAAAGAGACTTGATTATGACTGCTAAAAGGCCATATCATTCAATCTTCAAAACAGCTAGTAAAGATAAAGACTTTCTTGAGAATTCTAATAATGTCATAAGACAACCGAAGCATGAAAGAGAGGTTAAGGATAATGACAAAGATGGTTTTGAGAGTAAAAAGAAACGTGTAGCTTCTGAAGTTAAGTCTAAGGGTAGGAGGGATGACAAAGCTTTGGGGAAAAGTGCTTTATGTAAGGAAAAGAAATCCATAGATGAACGTAACTCCATCAAGAACTTGACTTGTCTCGCTGCAAAATGTGAAAGCAGAAGCTGCTCCGATGGTATGTTGACAACAACAGAACAACGGGTTTTTGAGAATGGAAAAGGAAAAGACAAGATGAAGATCAATAGGGTAGAGACAATATTGGGTAAGAGGCAATCAAAATTTGAGAACACAAGGAGCAGCGCACACCATGTAGTTGAAGAGACAGGTAGCAGACAGAAAACTTCAAAACTTTCAGAGTTGGATAGACCAAATTTGTGTTCCAGAGGGGATACAAGTAATAGTAATGAAGTTTCTGCATCCTCATTGGAAGGCtgtcacaaaaaaaaacatgcaGATCAAGTTAAATGTACTACTAAAAGTGGGGTTTCTGAGATTTCAAAACGGAAACAGCAGCGTAAAGCTGTTGATGCTATTCTTTACTCATCTCTGATATCCACAAAGAAGGATGAGACATTGACAAAAGCTTCTGCAAAAAGGCGTTTTTCATCATCTATTGCAAATGAGAGCGTGAAACCACCCAAGACAACAAACG ATCAATCAGTACACGAGTGA